In the Candidatus Neomarinimicrobiota bacterium genome, GAAATGATTATGGGAGATGCTTATCTTGCTATTAAACAGGTCGGGCTTGATCTTTTTGGAAATTTCAGTTTCCTGCCTACTTATTATGAGTTTCCGGCCTGTTTGGAAGCAGCTTGTGCTCCAGTCGGCGGTTGTGGGGGCTGTGCCTCTGCTCCTGTCATTTCACCCAGCATTACTCAGGCCATTACGGGTGTAATTGTGGGTTTCTTTTCCCTGTTGACCTATATAGCAGTCCCAGCGTATGCTTTATCCACATTGGCTACCGGTTTTGCCACTTCCTTTATTGTACTCACAAAATTCAAAGATGACCAGGATCTGATCAAACGCAAAGATGCTGATGAGCGTGCTGAAGCAGAAGCTGCTGAGGAAGAAGCAGAAAAAGAAGCTGACACCAAATCTGAGGATTCTGAACCGGTTGTTGATGATCAAACCGAAGATTAATGGCTTCGCACCATACTATCTGGAATAATGTCGAGGTGATATAGAAAAGGGATCCCACCAGGTGCAGCGGGAAGAAGGCGAAAAAGAAATCGTTTAAAAGACTACCATTGCCACCATAAAATCATAAACAAGGATTAATGTTGCGGAAAAAACAAAAGCATCAATAGCAGCACGTCCTACACCGCTGGCCCCTTTTGTAGCTCTTAATCCAACCCAGCAACTGGTAAGCCCAATCGCAAATCCAAAGCTAAGCGCTTTTACAAACCCAGGTAAGATATCCTCAGAAAAGACAAAAACGGATTTGAATGAATTAAAAAACATCTGAACACTGATATCGAAGAAAACATCACCAACGAGAGCAGCCGTAAAAAGCCCAACAAAGTCAGACACAGCAACCAGCAATGGCATCATGATGACCATGGCAATAACTCGAGGAGCCACTAAGTGTCTAACCGGATTGATAGCCATCACTTCCAGGGCATCAATTTGTTCGGTGACTCTCATCGTAGCAAGTTCTGCTCCAATAGACGAACCATTTCTGCCAGCCAGAACAAGGGCTGTCAGGACCGGTCCCATTTCTGCCAGAAATCCTACAGCGACAATTTGACCAAAAAACATGGCTGGCAAGGTATCCTCCAATTGATACGCACCTTGCCACCCGGAAACCGCTCCTGCGAAAATACTGATAACCGCAACTAGCGGTAAAGCTTTCACACCAAGCATGTAGAATTGATTGATGTATAAAGCTCGATCCTGATGAAAATATCTCACATACTTGAGCACCTGAAATAGGAGGACAATGATTGATCCAATATTGGCAATTAAGCCAATGGCTTTATGTCCCAGCATGCGTAATGGATTGATCATAAGTGACTAATACCAGTTACACTTCATAACAACACCCCAACTTCCGCATCTTTTTCTGAGACAGCCTCTTTTTATACCATTTTCGATCTACACTCAACTCCTGTGAAACCACTCCTCATTATCCTGATAAGCTCGGGGTTTCCCCAGGATCTCATGCAGGAGAATCCCCTGCTCGATCTTCGAGTAAGGCTCCAGCAAAGTCTCCAGGGGGCTTACTGCAACACCACCTGTTTCAGCTACTGATGATACTTTTGTGCGTTCAGAATCTCGGTGGAATGATGGTGACCCTTCCTCAAATTGAGGAGGTGGATCATCACTCACAAGCTCCACCTCTGGTTCACTCACAGGCTCTACATATGGAATAATCTGGGGGTCTTTTTGGGTTTCGAGCAGTTCATTTTTTAGCTGCTCAAAAATACCGCCCATGAAGGTGGGCTCTTTAGGAGAAGACGTTTCCACCTTAGGAGCAGACTCCTGGGCAGCTCTCCGCTGAGCCTTGTTCTTTTTGGCCCAGGCGGAGATCGCCATATACAGAATGAAGAGAGCTATTGGACCTATATTGTCCATTTTCTCAGATCCTATTGCTTATTATCTTTGTCAGATCCAGAAATTTTCTTCCGCATGGAAGTATCGGCCTGGATATTATCCATGCGATAATAATCCAAAATTCCCAGATTTCCCTGACGGAAAGCTTCTGCCATGGCTTTTGGAACCTCTGCTTCGGCTTCCACAACCTTGGATTGCATTTCCACAACCCTGGCCTTCATTTCCTGCTCAGCTGCCACAGCCATAGCCCGACGTTTCTCAGCTATAGCCTGGGCAATATTTTTGTCAGCTTCAGCCTGATCCATCTGC is a window encoding:
- a CDS encoding ABC transporter permease gives rise to the protein MINPLRMLGHKAIGLIANIGSIIVLLFQVLKYVRYFHQDRALYINQFYMLGVKALPLVAVISIFAGAVSGWQGAYQLEDTLPAMFFGQIVAVGFLAEMGPVLTALVLAGRNGSSIGAELATMRVTEQIDALEVMAINPVRHLVAPRVIAMVIMMPLLVAVSDFVGLFTAALVGDVFFDISVQMFFNSFKSVFVFSEDILPGFVKALSFGFAIGLTSCWVGLRATKGASGVGRAAIDAFVFSATLILVYDFMVAMVVF